The Dehalococcoidia bacterium genome includes a region encoding these proteins:
- a CDS encoding DUF302 domain-containing protein, which translates to MSSYGFGAHLDLPYETAVARVKEALKAEGFGVLTEIDVRKTLQEKLGVEIAPYVILGACNPPLAHRALTTEPEIGLLLPCNVVVRAEGDGSRVDIADPHAMLGIVGNPALNDIATEAQARLRRALAALTPQAS; encoded by the coding sequence ATGAGTTCGTATGGCTTCGGCGCCCATCTCGATCTTCCCTATGAGACTGCGGTTGCCCGCGTTAAGGAAGCGCTGAAGGCGGAAGGGTTCGGCGTCTTGACTGAGATCGACGTCCGGAAGACGCTTCAGGAGAAGCTTGGCGTCGAGATAGCGCCGTACGTCATTCTCGGCGCCTGCAATCCGCCCCTTGCCCACCGCGCGCTTACAACTGAGCCTGAGATCGGGCTGCTGCTGCCCTGCAACGTCGTCGTCCGCGCTGAGGGCGACGGCAGCCGCGTCGACATCGCCGACCCGCACGCCATGCTCGGCATTGTCGGCAACCCCGCGCTGAATGACATCGCGACGGAGGCGCAAGCGCGTCTTCGCCGAGCGCTGGCCGCCCTCACTCCTCAGGCGTCCTAG
- a CDS encoding metalloregulator ArsR/SmtB family transcription factor has translation MDRRELFRLQADLCQTLADPTRLELLDLLSEGPRPVKALVEATGQRQTKISQHLAVLRQHGIVRAERVGVEMHYTLADRRILDACHITRELLLDRLRQQGELADRFAAALNNDVPLRRVS, from the coding sequence ATGGATCGGCGTGAGTTGTTCCGTCTCCAAGCGGACCTCTGCCAGACGCTCGCCGACCCGACCCGCCTCGAACTGCTCGACCTGCTGAGCGAGGGGCCGCGGCCGGTGAAGGCGCTTGTCGAGGCGACCGGCCAGCGGCAAACCAAGATCAGTCAGCACCTTGCCGTGCTGCGCCAGCACGGCATCGTCCGCGCGGAGCGGGTCGGTGTCGAGATGCACTATACGCTCGCGGACCGCCGCATTCTCGATGCATGCCACATCACCCGCGAGCTGCTGCTCGACCGGCTCCGCCAGCAGGGCGAACTGGCCGACCGCTTCGCCGCCGCGCTCAACAACGACGTTCCACTGCGGAGGGTTTCATGA
- the ftsH gene encoding ATP-dependent zinc metalloprotease FtsH, giving the protein MPNRKGLRNAFVYLLILVILVAIFLPIFIRPESGTTIDIGTLLDRAQKGEISTIEVQGDSIVATLANDPKTKLQSRKESAISMQALLELQGVKVGNNPGQVKLIVKEPSQFGEWLGLFVNFLPLLLFGGLLLFMMRQGQNAGNQAFSFGKSRARMFGGNKPTVTFADVAGVDEAKQELQEVVEFLKYPERFAALGARIPRGVLLVGPPGTGKTLLAKAVAGEAGVPFFSISGSEFVEMFVGVGASRVRDLFDQAKRNAPCIVFVDEIDAVGRQRGAGLGSSHDEREQTLNQILVEMDGFDTNTNVIVIASTNRPDILDPALLRPGRFDRQVVLDRPDINGRKQILEVHARGKPFDRTVNLETIAKQTPGFSGADLANLLNEAAILAARRNKKLIGMDELEEAIDRVVAGPERKSRVITDREKEVTAYHEAGHALVGHLLPNADPVHKISIVSRGMMGGYTRFLPEEDRHLWSKSQFLDQLAVAFGGRAAEAVVFGEITTGAENDIKQATSIARAMVTEYGMSERLGARTFGRREELVFLGRDINETRNYSEKMAEEIDQEVHALIMTAYQRAIDVIQQNRDKLDAIAKYLIEHETMDAAELARVLGEQTTSDLEGAPVPA; this is encoded by the coding sequence ATGCCAAACCGGAAAGGCCTTCGCAACGCCTTTGTCTACCTGCTGATCCTCGTCATTCTCGTCGCGATCTTCCTTCCGATCTTCATCCGGCCGGAGAGCGGCACCACCATCGATATCGGCACGCTTCTGGACCGCGCGCAGAAGGGCGAGATCTCGACAATCGAAGTACAAGGGGACTCTATCGTCGCGACGCTGGCAAATGACCCGAAAACGAAACTGCAGTCGCGCAAGGAAAGCGCGATCAGCATGCAAGCTCTGCTCGAACTGCAAGGGGTCAAAGTCGGCAACAATCCCGGCCAGGTGAAGCTGATCGTCAAAGAGCCGAGCCAATTTGGCGAATGGCTCGGCTTGTTTGTCAACTTCCTGCCGCTGCTGCTCTTTGGCGGACTGCTCCTCTTCATGATGCGCCAAGGGCAGAACGCGGGAAATCAGGCGTTCTCTTTTGGCAAGAGCCGCGCCCGCATGTTCGGCGGCAACAAGCCGACCGTTACGTTTGCGGATGTCGCCGGGGTTGATGAAGCGAAGCAGGAGCTGCAGGAAGTAGTCGAGTTCCTCAAATATCCCGAGCGCTTCGCCGCCCTCGGCGCCCGCATCCCCCGCGGCGTCCTCCTCGTCGGCCCGCCTGGCACCGGCAAGACGCTCCTCGCGAAGGCGGTCGCGGGAGAAGCGGGAGTGCCCTTCTTCTCAATCAGCGGCTCGGAATTTGTCGAGATGTTCGTCGGCGTCGGCGCCAGCCGCGTGCGCGACCTGTTCGACCAAGCGAAGCGCAACGCTCCCTGCATCGTCTTCGTCGATGAGATCGACGCCGTCGGCCGCCAGCGCGGCGCCGGCCTCGGGAGCAGCCATGACGAGCGCGAGCAGACGCTCAACCAAATCCTCGTCGAGATGGACGGCTTCGACACCAACACGAATGTCATTGTCATCGCTTCAACGAACCGGCCGGACATTCTCGACCCGGCGCTGCTGCGTCCCGGCCGGTTTGACCGGCAAGTAGTGCTTGACCGGCCGGACATCAACGGGCGGAAGCAGATCCTCGAGGTGCATGCGCGGGGGAAGCCGTTTGACCGGACGGTCAATCTGGAGACGATCGCGAAGCAGACGCCGGGGTTCAGCGGGGCGGACCTCGCGAACCTGCTGAACGAGGCGGCGATCCTGGCGGCGCGGCGGAACAAGAAGCTGATTGGGATGGACGAACTCGAAGAGGCGATCGACCGCGTGGTCGCCGGTCCGGAGCGGAAAAGCCGTGTCATTACCGACCGGGAAAAGGAAGTGACGGCGTACCACGAAGCGGGCCACGCCCTCGTCGGCCATCTGCTGCCAAACGCCGACCCCGTGCACAAGATCTCGATCGTCTCGCGGGGGATGATGGGCGGCTACACGCGCTTCCTGCCTGAAGAAGACCGCCATCTCTGGAGCAAATCGCAGTTCCTCGACCAGCTCGCGGTGGCGTTTGGCGGCCGCGCTGCGGAAGCCGTCGTCTTCGGCGAGATTACGACGGGCGCGGAGAACGACATCAAGCAAGCAACAAGCATCGCCCGCGCGATGGTCACCGAGTACGGAATGAGCGAACGGCTTGGCGCTCGCACATTCGGTCGGCGTGAAGAACTGGTCTTCCTTGGACGCGATATCAACGAGACGCGCAACTACAGCGAGAAGATGGCGGAAGAGATCGACCAAGAGGTGCACGCCCTCATTATGACGGCCTACCAGCGCGCGATTGACGTGATCCAGCAGAATCGCGACAAGCTGGATGCCATCGCGAAGTACCTGATCGAGCACGAAACGATGGACGCGGCCGAACTAGCGCGCGTCTTGGGGGAGCAAACTACCTCTGACCTCGAGGGCGCGCCCGTTCCGGCCTAG
- a CDS encoding beta-lactamase family protein: MSHRLSRRAFVGGLAASAALASVQRTGSAPLDIDFAELLNRVGEGMQRYNVPGAAIGVAAGGREWTAGLGVTNVEAPYPLSEDTLLPAGPLTPALTATAIIRLVEQGRLQLETPIRAWIPDFRAGTESTARQVTLLDCLIHRTGWWGDDYTDTGSSDDALARYVAGMGELPQTAPYGLFWSYNVAAYCVAGRVIEVVTGRPFEEAIRALVFAPLRMDRSFFNVVEVMSQPISIGHGESAPRVIRPFGAPRGLNPALGALLSLRDILRFLRFHLGDGAPSMLLPLLAYMRAPRTEAGSAAWLALDGIGIGWLLWSAQRQRFAGAVGSTPDGQQLFVLLHPERDFALAIFGNSSSAHALIQELTTWMMSRVLNIPENPPAFFDLAPDLLEPYLGRYVFENTTSRALLPLRYEVALEDGVLTLRDGAGTPARLRFTGRDTVIAVDGPLAGLRADFLRDRQGGISWLRFGLRAVPKAQS; the protein is encoded by the coding sequence GTGTCCCATCGTCTCTCGCGCCGCGCTTTCGTCGGCGGGCTCGCCGCCAGCGCGGCATTAGCGTCGGTTCAGCGAACCGGCAGCGCCCCGCTCGACATCGACTTTGCCGAGCTGCTCAATCGGGTCGGGGAAGGCATGCAGCGCTACAACGTCCCCGGCGCAGCGATCGGCGTTGCCGCTGGCGGCCGCGAATGGACAGCCGGGCTCGGGGTGACGAATGTCGAGGCGCCCTACCCGCTGAGCGAGGACACGCTGCTGCCGGCAGGGCCGCTCACGCCCGCCCTCACTGCCACGGCGATCATTCGTCTCGTCGAGCAGGGGCGTCTCCAACTGGAGACGCCGATCCGCGCCTGGATCCCCGATTTTCGCGCCGGCACAGAGAGCACCGCCCGGCAGGTGACGCTGCTCGACTGCCTCATCCATCGGACTGGCTGGTGGGGCGACGACTACACCGACACCGGAAGCAGCGACGATGCCCTCGCGCGCTATGTCGCCGGCATGGGCGAGCTCCCCCAAACGGCTCCCTACGGCCTATTTTGGTCCTACAACGTTGCGGCCTACTGCGTCGCCGGGCGCGTGATCGAGGTTGTCACAGGCCGCCCCTTCGAGGAGGCGATCCGCGCGCTCGTCTTCGCGCCGCTCCGGATGGACCGATCCTTTTTCAATGTTGTCGAGGTGATGAGCCAGCCCATCAGCATTGGCCATGGCGAGAGCGCGCCGCGCGTCATCCGGCCCTTTGGGGCGCCGCGCGGGCTCAACCCGGCGCTCGGCGCGCTTCTTTCGCTCCGCGATATTCTGCGCTTTCTCCGCTTTCACCTCGGCGACGGCGCCCCGTCGATGCTCTTGCCGCTGCTCGCCTACATGCGCGCGCCGCGCACTGAGGCAGGGTCCGCAGCGTGGCTGGCGCTCGACGGCATCGGCATCGGCTGGCTGCTCTGGAGCGCCCAGCGGCAGCGCTTCGCGGGAGCCGTCGGGAGCACGCCCGACGGCCAGCAGCTGTTTGTGCTCCTCCACCCCGAACGCGATTTCGCGCTCGCAATCTTCGGCAACAGCAGCAGTGCCCACGCCTTGATCCAGGAACTGACTACTTGGATGATGAGCCGCGTGCTGAATATTCCCGAAAATCCGCCGGCGTTTTTTGACCTCGCGCCAGACCTCCTCGAGCCGTATCTCGGCCGCTATGTCTTCGAGAACACGACCAGCCGCGCGCTGCTCCCGCTTCGCTATGAGGTAGCGCTCGAGGACGGCGTCCTCACCCTGCGCGACGGTGCGGGAACACCGGCGCGGCTGCGGTTTACCGGACGCGACACCGTGATCGCGGTCGACGGCCCGCTCGCCGGCCTGCGCGCCGACTTCCTGCGCGACCGCCAAGGCGGCATCAGCTGGCTTCGTTTCGGTTTGCGCGCCGTTCCTAAGGCGCAGTCATGA
- a CDS encoding M24 family metallopeptidase, which translates to MAMSETPRRRGGGEWGPPLTAEEEAPPAVDLIAARRAALAAQAAAAPSPAAPSSPSAPPSTPRRGGGEWGPPVTADQAVPVTDALSARRAALAATGAPPAAPPPFPPSTAAPSVTTPGGDGSTASAAGPRTIPQLANFDRVREMLRRYGLDAVVCALPHNVYYLSGLDTPPLWEFPWYAFAVVPRVGDPALVLSNLALSAPTEAALWIHDYYPVFRGELINYDAVALLESEQRLKALSDRLAPRRSETNFEALVKVFKDRALLGKKIGFDDSRIVPRLPESNFTAFDAIELMREVRMIKTEPEIAAMREAAIANEEAALEAIRFIPNAATWEEVVRRYKAALALRGGDGRYLLGGSPHHTGTHQHMFRDYRPQRGEWFMIDALGAKAHYLGDFGRTVSWGEPSPTVVRRFNALRKGFEAGLAMVKPGVRFEEIAARVRETVHREGFTEYSVCVPHSVGLEHTDSPRRPGLTVELNMTMNIDIAYLEAGFGQLHLEDTFVVRASGPELLTSGKTDLIVLP; encoded by the coding sequence ATGGCCATGTCGGAAACTCCGCGCCGCCGCGGCGGCGGAGAATGGGGACCGCCCTTGACTGCAGAGGAGGAGGCGCCGCCTGCGGTCGACCTCATCGCCGCTCGCCGTGCCGCCCTCGCCGCCCAAGCTGCAGCCGCGCCGTCACCCGCTGCGCCCTCTTCGCCCTCAGCACCGCCGTCCACGCCGCGCCGCGGCGGCGGAGAATGGGGACCGCCCGTCACTGCTGACCAAGCAGTACCCGTCACCGACGCGCTCTCGGCTCGGCGCGCCGCTCTCGCTGCGACTGGCGCGCCTCCTGCTGCTCCTCCGCCCTTTCCGCCCAGCACTGCAGCGCCGAGCGTGACCACCCCGGGAGGGGACGGCTCGACCGCCTCTGCAGCCGGTCCACGCACAATCCCGCAGCTTGCAAACTTCGACCGCGTCCGCGAGATGCTCCGCCGCTACGGGCTGGATGCGGTAGTCTGTGCCCTGCCGCACAACGTGTACTATCTCTCCGGCCTCGACACGCCGCCCCTCTGGGAATTCCCGTGGTACGCCTTCGCCGTCGTTCCGCGTGTCGGCGACCCTGCGCTCGTGCTCTCCAACCTCGCGCTTTCGGCGCCCACGGAAGCTGCCCTCTGGATTCACGACTACTACCCCGTCTTCCGAGGAGAACTGATCAACTACGATGCGGTCGCCCTCCTCGAGTCAGAGCAGCGGCTGAAAGCTCTCAGCGACCGCCTCGCCCCGCGCCGCAGCGAGACCAACTTCGAGGCGCTCGTCAAAGTGTTCAAAGACCGCGCTCTGCTCGGCAAGAAGATCGGCTTCGACGACTCGCGGATCGTTCCTCGGCTCCCGGAGAGCAACTTCACCGCCTTCGACGCCATCGAGCTGATGCGCGAGGTGCGCATGATCAAGACGGAGCCGGAGATCGCCGCGATGCGCGAGGCGGCTATAGCCAATGAAGAGGCAGCGCTGGAAGCGATCCGCTTCATCCCGAACGCGGCGACGTGGGAAGAGGTCGTTCGGCGCTATAAGGCGGCACTGGCCCTGCGCGGCGGAGACGGCCGCTACCTCCTCGGCGGCTCCCCTCATCACACGGGCACTCATCAGCACATGTTCCGTGACTACCGCCCCCAGCGCGGCGAGTGGTTCATGATCGATGCGCTCGGCGCAAAAGCGCACTATCTCGGCGACTTCGGGCGCACCGTCTCTTGGGGCGAGCCGAGCCCAACGGTCGTCCGCCGCTTCAACGCGCTGCGCAAAGGGTTCGAGGCGGGGCTGGCGATGGTGAAGCCGGGGGTCCGCTTCGAGGAGATTGCCGCCCGAGTGCGTGAGACCGTGCATCGCGAGGGCTTCACGGAGTATTCGGTGTGTGTCCCCCACTCGGTCGGACTGGAGCACACCGACTCCCCGCGCCGGCCGGGGCTGACGGTCGAACTGAACATGACGATGAATATCGATATTGCCTATCTCGAAGCCGGGTTCGGCCAGCTCCACCTCGAGGACACCTTCGTCGTCCGCGCCAGCGGACCAGAACTGCTGACTTCGGGCAAGACCGACCTGATCGTGCTGCCGTAG
- a CDS encoding SRPBCC domain-containing protein has protein sequence MRFEGRRTLPAPPLVVWETLLDPLVLRDCIPGCREVRRDGADYHVRATIRMLFLRGSYQGRIRLVNPVPPHSFQLDAETALGVLSAVIRLSGDTATTLVYHCDGHLEGVLLRFGEPLIRSLANRLLDQYFACLASSLRRRTALQEP, from the coding sequence ATGCGCTTCGAAGGCCGCCGCACGCTGCCTGCTCCGCCGCTCGTCGTTTGGGAGACCCTGCTTGACCCGCTCGTGCTCCGCGACTGCATTCCGGGCTGCCGCGAGGTCCGCCGCGACGGAGCGGACTATCACGTCCGCGCGACAATCCGCATGCTTTTCCTGCGCGGCTCGTATCAGGGGCGCATTCGGCTCGTCAATCCGGTGCCTCCCCACTCGTTCCAGCTCGACGCGGAAACCGCGCTTGGCGTGCTCAGCGCAGTCATTCGCCTGAGCGGCGACACCGCCACCACGCTCGTCTACCACTGTGACGGGCATCTCGAAGGGGTCCTGCTCCGCTTCGGCGAGCCGCTTATCCGCTCGCTCGCGAACCGGTTGCTCGACCAGTACTTCGCCTGCCTCGCGTCCTCTCTTCGCCGGCGAACAGCCTTGCAAGAGCCGTGA
- a CDS encoding mechanosensitive ion channel family protein, translating to MPFWFEPVVTGFQLWWEATLQGVTPFVVRVVQILIVALILWIIAARLRRALSQALAGRLEDHTAFLLDRAVVLLVWTTIGAVALAIFGVDLTALAAGVGIATLAFTVAMQDVLRNFIAGVYLLIEQPFRIGQRIKVKEFEGAVQSVSVRVTILRCDDGAQVVVPNAVLFSEAIVNRDACAPSKRENRTASSEEADGTPS from the coding sequence ATGCCGTTCTGGTTTGAACCCGTCGTCACCGGCTTCCAGCTGTGGTGGGAAGCCACGCTTCAAGGGGTGACCCCCTTCGTCGTTCGGGTCGTCCAGATCCTTATCGTCGCTCTCATCCTCTGGATCATCGCTGCCCGGCTTCGACGCGCGCTCAGTCAGGCCCTCGCCGGGCGGTTGGAAGATCACACCGCGTTCCTGCTCGATCGGGCAGTCGTGCTGCTGGTCTGGACGACAATCGGCGCAGTCGCGCTCGCGATTTTCGGGGTCGACCTGACTGCTCTCGCCGCCGGGGTCGGCATCGCGACGCTCGCCTTCACGGTGGCAATGCAGGATGTTCTGCGCAACTTCATTGCCGGGGTCTACCTGCTGATCGAACAGCCGTTCCGCATCGGGCAGCGAATCAAGGTGAAGGAGTTTGAAGGCGCGGTTCAGTCGGTCAGCGTGCGGGTCACGATTTTGCGATGCGATGACGGCGCGCAGGTCGTGGTGCCCAATGCGGTCCTGTTCAGCGAAGCTATTGTTAATCGGGACGCCTGCGCGCCTTCGAAGAGGGAGAACAGGACGGCTTCATCAGAAGAAGCGGACGGTACCCCCTCATGA
- a CDS encoding secondary thiamine-phosphate synthase enzyme YjbQ codes for MIVSRTFEVFTKGNDDVIDLTPALRNAIRESELTRGTATLFVTGSTAGLTTIEFEPGLVADLAAAFEAIAPRSRVYAHNERWHDDNGHAHIRAALLGPSLVIPFADRVPLLGTWQQVVLVDFDTRPRRREIVCQLMGE; via the coding sequence ATGATCGTCAGCCGCACGTTTGAGGTGTTCACGAAGGGCAACGACGACGTCATCGATCTGACGCCCGCACTCCGGAATGCCATCCGCGAAAGCGAGCTAACGCGGGGAACGGCGACACTGTTTGTCACTGGCTCCACCGCCGGCCTGACCACGATCGAATTCGAGCCCGGTTTGGTCGCTGACCTCGCCGCCGCCTTTGAAGCGATTGCGCCGCGCAGCCGGGTCTATGCCCACAATGAGCGCTGGCACGACGATAACGGCCATGCGCATATCCGCGCCGCGCTGCTTGGCCCGTCGCTGGTCATCCCCTTCGCTGACCGAGTTCCTCTGCTCGGCACGTGGCAGCAGGTCGTCCTCGTCGATTTCGACACTCGCCCGCGCCGCCGCGAGATTGTCTGCCAGCTCATGGGTGAGTGA
- a CDS encoding phospholipase D-like domain-containing protein gives MGRRLVAFSVALALLALCFCVVVAVALPRLLEQAGALGAAPVRSGSWYEVWFTVPGSPDRPAERRNSIDERLVAFIDGAQRRLDVAVYDFDLANVAEALVRAKQRGVEVRFVTDADTVGSDNRAIQTAIARVRQGGIPIVTDNRGAIMHHKFVVRDSDAVWTGSYNFTANDTFRHNNNVLVIFSPKVAENYEAEFEKMFARRQFGPSKPAGVPNPRVVIDGSAIETLFAPQDKVAERVVARVREARTRIVFLAFQFTSDSIGDAMIARARNGVKVAGVVERTGSETQFAEFRKLQAAGIEVYQDGNPYIMHHKVIVIDDRIVMLGSYNFSENADRNNDENLLIIEDRGLAQRYLEEFDRVREAARRAEQR, from the coding sequence ATGGGACGCCGGCTTGTCGCTTTCTCGGTCGCGCTCGCTCTCCTCGCGCTCTGCTTCTGCGTCGTCGTCGCGGTGGCGCTGCCGCGGCTGCTCGAACAGGCCGGCGCGCTCGGCGCCGCCCCGGTGCGCAGCGGCAGCTGGTACGAGGTCTGGTTTACGGTTCCGGGCTCGCCTGACCGGCCGGCTGAGCGGCGCAACAGCATTGATGAACGGCTCGTCGCCTTCATCGACGGCGCGCAGCGGCGTCTTGATGTCGCTGTCTACGACTTCGATCTCGCGAATGTGGCAGAGGCGCTCGTGCGAGCGAAACAGCGCGGCGTCGAGGTCCGCTTCGTAACAGACGCTGACACGGTGGGAAGCGACAATCGCGCCATCCAGACGGCGATCGCCCGGGTGCGGCAGGGCGGCATCCCCATCGTCACGGACAACCGCGGGGCGATCATGCATCACAAATTCGTCGTTCGCGACAGCGACGCCGTCTGGACCGGCTCGTATAACTTCACCGCTAACGACACATTTCGTCACAACAACAATGTGCTTGTGATCTTCTCGCCTAAGGTTGCCGAAAACTACGAAGCAGAGTTCGAGAAGATGTTTGCTCGCCGCCAGTTTGGGCCGAGTAAGCCAGCTGGCGTTCCGAACCCGCGTGTCGTGATCGATGGGTCCGCAATCGAGACGCTGTTTGCTCCACAAGACAAAGTCGCGGAGCGCGTTGTCGCCCGCGTGCGTGAGGCGAGAACAAGGATCGTCTTTCTGGCGTTTCAGTTCACCAGTGATTCGATCGGCGACGCAATGATCGCGCGAGCGAGAAACGGCGTGAAGGTCGCCGGTGTTGTTGAGCGCACGGGCTCAGAAACTCAGTTCGCCGAGTTTCGAAAGCTGCAGGCTGCCGGCATCGAGGTGTATCAGGATGGCAATCCGTACATCATGCACCATAAGGTGATCGTGATCGACGATCGCATCGTCATGCTTGGCTCCTATAACTTCTCGGAGAACGCCGATCGAAATAATGACGAGAACCTCCTGATCATCGAGGACCGCGGGCTTGCGCAGCGCTATCTCGAGGAGTTTGACCGCGTGCGCGAGGCGGCGCGCCGCGCAGAGCAGCGCTAA
- a CDS encoding HNH endonuclease, which yields MKGRVNSPVLVLNQNYEPLNVTSARRAIVLLDRGKAEVLEHGGGVVRSARHVHPLPSVIRLIYLIRRPRPQVRLSRREVFLRDNYTCQYCGVKSRDLTLDHVLPRQRGGKHVWENLVSACKACNHRKGNRTPEEARMQLRREPRRPSASAFYIFAAYLHQQNGWHKFLPVDDYPNEAAS from the coding sequence ATGAAGGGCCGCGTTAACTCACCCGTTCTCGTGCTCAACCAGAACTACGAGCCGTTGAACGTGACGAGCGCTCGGCGCGCGATCGTGCTTCTGGACCGGGGCAAAGCCGAGGTGCTTGAGCACGGCGGGGGAGTGGTGCGATCGGCGCGCCACGTCCACCCGCTGCCATCCGTCATCCGTCTGATCTATCTCATTCGCCGCCCGCGCCCGCAAGTTCGGCTCTCGCGGCGAGAAGTGTTTCTGCGCGACAACTACACCTGTCAATACTGCGGGGTAAAGTCGCGCGACCTGACGCTCGACCATGTTCTGCCCCGTCAGCGCGGCGGCAAACATGTGTGGGAGAACTTGGTCAGCGCGTGTAAGGCCTGCAACCACCGGAAAGGCAACCGGACCCCCGAAGAAGCGCGGATGCAGCTGCGGCGCGAGCCGCGTCGGCCGAGCGCCAGCGCGTTCTACATCTTCGCAGCCTATCTGCACCAGCAGAATGGCTGGCACAAGTTTCTGCCGGTCGACGACTACCCGAACGAAGCGGCGTCCTGA
- a CDS encoding DUF309 domain-containing protein: MSLERFRSLSAPELATARRACAQPGPPALARAIRQFNSGDYFACHETLEELWREERGAVRRVYQGLLHIAVGFYHLRRGNRHGALTKLRSGLDYLAPFPARCHEIDLEKLRAETAAWLRAIEAASPDQLSALSLPAPQLGLPAQDAASFG; encoded by the coding sequence GTGTCATTGGAACGCTTCCGCTCCCTCAGCGCGCCAGAGCTCGCCACGGCGAGGAGGGCCTGCGCTCAGCCCGGTCCGCCGGCGCTGGCACGCGCCATTCGCCAGTTCAACTCTGGTGACTATTTCGCCTGCCACGAGACCTTAGAGGAGCTGTGGCGCGAGGAGAGGGGAGCGGTCCGCCGCGTCTACCAGGGGCTTCTCCACATCGCCGTCGGGTTCTATCACCTGCGCCGCGGCAACCGCCACGGCGCGCTGACAAAACTGCGCTCTGGCCTCGACTACCTCGCGCCCTTTCCCGCCCGCTGCCACGAGATCGACCTCGAAAAGCTCCGCGCCGAGACTGCGGCGTGGCTTCGCGCGATTGAAGCGGCTTCTCCCGACCAGCTTAGCGCACTCTCTCTGCCGGCGCCGCAGCTCGGTCTGCCCGCTCAGGACGCCGCTTCGTTCGGGTAG
- a CDS encoding GatB/YqeY domain-containing protein, whose protein sequence is MIVRSLGRRREMALRERLMNDLKEAMRSGDPVRRETLRLLLAAIRKAEQAEKAAAYERLAAGKSPEEVEAADIRIAPIEFDDDALIAVIRREVKQRQESIAAYQKAGRSELAAREEAELRILSDYLPPQLDRAAIATVVQRIIDEVGASGPADMKRVMPRAMQELRGKADGREVNAVVTELLAQRRQEQAK, encoded by the coding sequence ATGATAGTACGAAGTCTCGGCAGGAGGAGGGAGATGGCGCTCCGCGAGCGGCTGATGAATGACCTGAAAGAGGCGATGCGCAGCGGCGACCCGGTCCGGCGCGAAACCCTTCGCTTGTTGCTCGCCGCGATCCGAAAGGCGGAGCAAGCAGAGAAGGCGGCAGCCTACGAGCGACTTGCGGCGGGAAAGTCGCCGGAAGAAGTTGAGGCGGCCGACATCCGCATTGCTCCTATCGAGTTCGACGACGACGCGCTGATTGCCGTCATTCGTCGCGAGGTGAAGCAGCGGCAGGAGAGCATCGCTGCCTACCAGAAAGCAGGCCGGAGCGAGCTGGCGGCGCGTGAGGAGGCGGAACTGCGGATCTTGAGCGACTATCTTCCTCCCCAACTCGATCGCGCGGCGATCGCGACGGTCGTGCAGCGCATTATCGATGAGGTCGGCGCTTCCGGGCCGGCGGATATGAAGCGGGTGATGCCGCGAGCGATGCAGGAGCTGCGCGGCAAAGCGGACGGGCGCGAGGTCAACGCTGTTGTCACGGAGCTGCTCGCTCAGCGCCGGCAGGAGCAGGCAAAGTAA